The Deltaproteobacteria bacterium nucleotide sequence GAACATGAAACCGAAGAAAAGGAGCTTGATTATAAAGGTGTTGAACTGGATTCCCACCACCACGAGCGAGGTCATCCACAATGGGAGCCCTATTGAACCCACAAGATTATATAGCACCGGTGTGGTAAGGAAGGGCACCTGGTATCCGCCGAAGAACAGGCAGACCATGAAGGCCGAGGCCACCAGGATGTTGGTGTATTCACCCATGAAGAAGAGGGCGAATTTCATTGACGAATATTCGAGATGGAAACCGGCCACAAGTTCCGAGTCGCCTTCGGGAAGGTCGAAGGGAATGCGGTTGGTTTCGGCGAATGAGGCCGTGATGAACATTAGGCAGGCAAGGGGCTGAAGAAGGAATCCCCATCCCGCTCCCCACAGAATCGCGCCCTGGCCTTCCACTATTTCGGGAAGCCGCATGGACCCGTATACCAGGATGGGACCCATCACCGCGAGCCCCATGGCCACCTCGTAGGAGATGAGCTGTGCGCCGCTCCTTATTGTGCCCAACATGGAATACTTGTTGTTGGAGGCCCAGCCCGCCACCATGAGCCCGTATATTCCCATGCCGCCCACTGCCAGAATGTAGAGAAGGCCCACGTTCAAGTCGGCTATCTGGATCAGGAACTTCGAGGGGCTCGCAGGGTCGCCGTAAAGAAAGGGGCTGGCCAGCGGAATGACCGCGAAGGTCATGCAGGCCACGGTCATGGTTATGAACGGACCCACGTGGTAAAAGACCTTGTTCACGTTGGCCGGGGTGATGTCTTCCTTGGAGAAGAGCTTCACAACGTCGGCGACAGCGTGAATGAGACCCCACAGGGTGATGTTCACTTTAACCCCAGGCAGGTACACGTTGGCCCGGTTCGGCCCCATGCGGTCCTGCATCCAGGCGCTCGCCTTGCGCTCGAACCATATGAGGATTGGCGTGAGCGACAAGATGAGCCCCATGACGGCGACCACCTTGATGATGGCAATGACGATGACCCAGCCGAGACTCATAGCTAAAAAATCCTTACCTTATTCCGAATCAACCCGTAACGGGCTGCGGACGGGGGGCGAGCAACGCACTTCCCCAACCGGAGCCCTTGCGAGAATGTCATTCCTTGCAGGGGCCGCCGCAGGGATCCAGCATGGCCCAGGTGAGGTCCGAAAATGCCTCCGCTTCGGCGGTAATGGCCTTGAAAAGCGCCGCCGGGCAGACGGGTATCTTGGCACCCAAGCCCTCGCCGATTTTCGATATGGCCTGGTAGGCCGGTAAAGCGCCTCCCGGCGCTGCTACGCCGCGCTCGGTTTTCTGGACGATTTTTTGAAAATTCGTGTAAGACCCGAACTGTTCCGCCGCGTGGGCCGTGGGAAGAACCACGTTGGCCTTTTCCGCCAGGGGCGTGAGAAAGGGCGTTGCCACAACCAGAAAGTCCAGCTTTGCAGCGGCTTCTGGCGCAAGGTCGCTGCCCATCACAAAAAGGGCCTTGGCCGCCGACACGTCGCCGGAAAGGCCCAGCATGGAAAGCCCGGTGCGGTTGGGGGTCTTGTCTGCGAGCTTTAAAAGATCGTCGCCCTTGCCCATGGCCACGTCCGCCGGGGTGGTTCCAAGGCTTGCGCCCATGGCTTCCGCGAGTTTTTTAAGCGCGAAATTGGCCTCGTTGGTCTCAAAGGCCGAAGCCACCAG carries:
- the nuoH gene encoding NADH-quinone oxidoreductase subunit NuoH, translating into MSLGWVIVIAIIKVVAVMGLILSLTPILIWFERKASAWMQDRMGPNRANVYLPGVKVNITLWGLIHAVADVVKLFSKEDITPANVNKVFYHVGPFITMTVACMTFAVIPLASPFLYGDPASPSKFLIQIADLNVGLLYILAVGGMGIYGLMVAGWASNNKYSMLGTIRSGAQLISYEVAMGLAVMGPILVYGSMRLPEIVEGQGAILWGAGWGFLLQPLACLMFITASFAETNRIPFDLPEGDSELVAGFHLEYSSMKFALFFMGEYTNILVASAFMVCLFFGGYQVPFLTTPVLYNLVGSIGLPLWMTSLVVVGIQFNTFIIKLLFFGFMFIWVRWTLPRFRFDQLMIVGWKYMIPLTLANVVVTGVVVFFMVR